A window from Salvia miltiorrhiza cultivar Shanhuang (shh) chromosome 2, IMPLAD_Smil_shh, whole genome shotgun sequence encodes these proteins:
- the LOC131010145 gene encoding beta-amyrin 6-beta-monooxygenase-like — protein MHVRTCVLHTETSMEALMLYLQPLLLLLPLFLYLVFFIRRKGSGDLKNLPPGSVGWPILGENVELALLGSQRLMTDRMQKYSPAAFTTSLFGEKLVVLCGAAGNKFIFTNENKLVTPWLPLSVRKVLFPDFDQVKHQEPEETFHNFKRDLFKPEALRDYMPAMDRLAREHLRHGWKADSVVQVRQSTKKYTFELACKVFMDVVDPELLEKLLEPFSLLTDGMVSLPLNLPGTDFNRAVGAAKVVRAELVRIAQQRRKELLVMSRGREDLMSKMLLVTNEHGKYMSDSKVANMVVCVLVAALYEVSSAITIVTKSLAELPHIYDQVFKEQMEIAKSKGPDELLTEGDVEKMKYTWNVVLESLRITPPSFGTFRETTTDISFAGFTIPKGWKIMWSPHSSHYNPDYFPEPEKFDPSRFEGTGPAPYTFVSFGGGARMCPGRGYARLVILVFIHNLVTKFRFEKVFPDEKMLFNRLSPAPAHGLPIRIHPHQK, from the exons ATGCACGTACGCACTTGTGTTCTTCACACCGAGACAAGCATGGAGGCCTTGATGCTTTATCTTCAAcctctgcttcttcttcttcccctcTTTCTATATCTCGTCTTCTTCATCCGTAGAAAGGGCTCCGGCGATCTGAAAAACCTACCTCCCGGCTCCGTGGGCTGGCCGATTCTCGGAGAAAATGTAGAGCTCGCCCTGTTAGGCTCGCAGAGATTAATGACAGACAGGATGCAGAAATACTCTCCAGCTGCTTTCACAACGTCGTTGTTCGGAGAGAAACTGGTGGTATTATGCGGCGCAGCGGGCAACAAGTTCATCTTCACGAACGAGAACAAGCTCGTGACTCCGTGGCTGCCTCTATCAGTGAGGAAGGTCCTGTTCCCAGATTTCGACCAAGTGAAGCATCAGGAACCGGAGGAGACGTTCCACAACTTCAAGCGCGACCTTTTCAAGCCGGAGGCATTGAGAGACTACATGCCTGCGATGGACAGGCTGGCGCGTGAGCATCTGCGCCATGGCTGGAAGGCTGACTCGGTGGTGCAGGTGCGGCAGTCCACCAAGAAATACACCTTTGAGCTGGCGTGCAAGGTGTTCATGGATGTGGTGGACCCGGAGCTGCTGGAGAAGTTGCTGGAGCCCTTTTCTTTATTGACTGACGGCATGGTGTCCCTCCCTCTCAACTTGCCCGGGACGGACTTCAACCGCGCTGTCGGAGCTGCCAAAGTGGTGCGCGCTGAGCTGGTTAGGATTGCGCAGCAGCGGAGGAAGGAGCTGCTGGTGATGAGCCGGGGACGGGAGGACCTCATGTCGAAGATGTTGTTGGTCACTAATGAACACGGCAAATATATGAGTGATAGCAAGGTTGCTAACATGGTGGTTTGTGTGCTTGTTGCTGCCCTCTATGAAGTATCCTCTGCAATCACCATTGTCACTAAATCTCTTGCCGAACTTCCACACATTTACGACCAGGTTTTTAAAG AGCAAATGGAGATTGCGAAATCAAAAGGCCCTGATGAGCTGCTGACGGAGGGGGATGTGGAGAAGATGAAGTACACGTGGAACGTTGTGCTCGAATCCCTTAGGATAACACCCCCTTCATTCGGAACATTCAGAGAGACAACAACTGATATCAGCTTTGCAGGTTTCACCATTCCTAAAGGATGGAAG ATAATGTGGAGCCCCCATTCGTCCCACTACAATCCCGACTACTTCCCAGAGCCGGAGAAGTTTGACCCGTCGAGGTTTGAGGGGACTGGACCGGCGCCTTACACATTCGTCTCGTTTGGAGGAGGGGCAAGAATGTGCCCCGGGAGAGGCTACGCCAGGCTTGTAATATTGGTGTTCATCCATAATTTAGTGACCAAGTTTAGATTTGAAAAGGTCTTTCCTGATGAGAAGATGTTGTTCAATCGTCTTTCGCCGGCACCGGCTCATGGCCTTCCTATTCGCATCCATcctcatcaaaaataa